CACCAGCAAAGCATCTCTCCACTTCATCTAGACAAACTCTTTTGATACCTCTTCTCTCTTCCATTCACCTATATATTTAGAGACAACAAAATTGGTCAGAATAACAAGAAGATCTGAATAAATGAAGCAGATaaacattaagtacaagaaATAGTTGGATAAGTgaggaaaaaaaatgttttcataCATCATCCTGGATCACATACGATGTCTTACGGAAAGTTTGTTTTACAATACAAAACCAATGACATGCAGGTGGATGTAGGACAAGGACCTCTTCCAGTTTCCACACATTGGTAATGTAGGTCTTGTTCACTGACGCTCCATGCTTTTAGTTCACTCATTTTGCTACATCTCCCTGTAAAACGAAATTATTTTCAACTTACAACGTCATAATCTAACTATTATTCTTTCCTTATAATCAAACACTAAACACTAGAAATCTCaattattgattttgaaaacaTATGAGTTTATGAAACCAGTCACAGCATTGAACTTTCCATCTCCATGcgaaacataccttttgattatCAGAGCAATGCAACAATGCAATCCATTCACCAGAACCAACGTTTTAAGATATAAattcaacaaaaataataacCAGAAGCTCAATCATTTTGCTTATGATGTACATTTCCTAAGATATGAAAATCCTCTATGGACAAACATTATCTGTTCCACTTTCAACTTTTCatgtttttatttcttatttattatttttcttgggtcggggGGGTTGATGCAAAGATATGGCATAAATCTTAGATCCACAAATGTCATCGATTTGTTTTTGCATGGTAATAATagaattataatatttcaatgATGTTATCAATTCCTCATTACATATTATACAACATTATGTGGATAAAACTTCAAGAAACAAAATGCATAGTGGCTTATTTGGAGGGAGTGTGTGACGACCTAAGATCTCAACCAAAAAGGCTAgcaaagatattatttagatttcttggcTCCGTGTAAGTATTCAAAATTTTTCCAATGCATAATTAATATAAAACCAAAAATATATCCACACATATCCTCATATACTCTCTCCCTTTAAGTTCTAGCATCTTCGCAAGGCTAAGAGTTaaaatctaatcaaatctaatcacaaacatcatgatGAGCTCGTACAGAGCTTGTGCTATAGTATCCTATAGTCTACATGGGTCATGAGCCAAGTCTACTCTAATACCATTTCTAATGACCtaagatctcacccaaaaaagccagttgaaaggtattatttgggtcaTTTCTCatactccccccccccccccccccccctcacacacacacacaaaaaaaaaagagaggaagaaaaagaacagaaggagaaagaaagaaacacaaATGGTGCATGGACTACATAAGTTTTAGTTTCACAACTAACATAGTCTAGAGCGATAACCAGCAAATTAATTAGTTCCATCCATGGATTTCAATTAAGGATTCAGATAGAGAAATATAAGAAGAAGTTAATAGCTCGAACTGCTTGAGCATGAGAGACCCTTGACACAAAGTTTGCATTGGCAGAAATTATTAACAGGACCATCACAAAAGCAATATAGCTGCAATTTTTCGAACATGCTAGCCATGCATGTTGTGTCATTGCTGGTAAAATCTCATCATTCCAACAACTCTTGCCAAGTTACCTTAGAATTGATTGAACATATACTCAGGACTTGAGGCTACGAATGAACAAAGATTTTGAGCAGAGTTACTTTAAGATGAAAGACagcaaaaatatataatttgagGTAGTAGCAAATCCAAATTTTTGATGATAATGAATATTATGTGATTCCTAGAACGAAGGATGACAGTGTTTAGAGATGCAGACATGCTTCAGTAATAAAGGATTTGCCGAACACCTCGAAATTTAAATTCACTATTATCATGTAAATGGAGAATTCATATAATACTGATATAGGAAAAATGGCATGTGGCAGGGGAGACGTGGTTGAGATTGATACCTGGGTTGCAGCATCTGGGAAAAATGGGATGCGTAGAGACTGGATAATCCGGGATTACAACACCAACAGGATAATAGCAAGAGCTACAAGGTACTGAAACCTTACCTCATATCTTAAAGCTACTCTTAGCTCAACTGTTTCTTTTCCATTCATGCAGCAAATGGGTTATGATGAATAGGGAAACAAGAATGTTATCTAAGATACCTGAACAGGTGAGGGAAGAGGTGCAACCCTTCTATTTGGACAGAAAACTTATCCATGAAAGCAATGATGACAAAATCGACAAGCTCACCGATGAAACAGCAGAGAACATAAGATCAGGTTTAGCAGTAAGTGCTGTGATTTCTTTACATAATTAGTAGAATGAGAGTATCTTACAGGTAATTATTAACATCATTAAGCATTTCTTCTGTATAACTTAGCCAAGATGGAGCGATATGGATGTCAACCAGCATGTAAACAATGTCAAATATATTGGGTGGATCTTGGAGGTATGTTCTCATCTGAACTCGGTCAGTCGATATGTCTGCTTAATTACAAAATGCAAATGACTAAAATTTCCTCGGGAACAAGGGGCAATATTTTTCTACATTAATTACACTAATCCTCCCTCTCCTTAGGCACTCATACATAGAAGGTGGCATTTCCACCATATTTCTGAAAGGAGAATAAACATCAAACAAATTTCTTCCAGCCTTATTTTAGAGAAAAAGCAGTAAAAAGAATAGTCCATAAAAAGAATATTCAGCTACACTAGTATCCCTTGAGCCCTAGAGATGCTTCACTATTCCATACAATAAATATTCAGCTGAAGTGCAGATTGAAAACCAGCAGATCGTAGGTCGCCTCTTTCGTTGCCCAACATTTTAGTGGTGTCCCCTAGGATAGCTACGAGACTATCCCACCCCCTTCACATcatctctttttatttcttctgatttttttggATGTGCTCATACTATAACGGTATCtattctatcaaaaaaaaaaaaaaacagcagatTGTACACTAAATGCAACCATCTACCACCTCTTGCAGAGTGTGCCCATGAATGTGTTAGAGGATTACCATCTCACAAGCATCACATTGCAGTACCGCCGGGAATGCCGGCAATCTCAGTTGGTGGAGTCCCTCACGAGCATGACAGCAAGCGACACGGAGGAAACAAGTTCATGCAAACCAGATTTGGGAAGCACGCATCTGCTTCGCTTGCAAGAGGATAAAGCTGAGGTAATAAGAGCAAGAGCAGAATGGCGGCGCAAGTAGCAAGCATGACAACGTTCTTCAACAGCAAATCTAAGTTTCTGTATGACAGCAACCTTTCATGATTCTCCTTTTTCTTGCCCCATGTTCGTTATTCTTTGCTCGTGAGAGCTTGAACTTGCACATTTTGGTAGTGCAATTCTCCGATATTGGTGTTATTCTGTTCCATCGGTGCATTGCACAGCACATCTGCTATTAATTTGAGCATCATATCATGAGCTTGGGAGTTAATCCTCCAAACTACATCAAGATCAACATAGAATACCTTCAAAACAGAAAAGAACAACTGGCAATAAATAATAAGCATATCATTGAAAAGTAAATCATATTCTTTAAATATGGGGATGGCTCAAAGCACTGTCCAAGGCACAGGCCATCTTCTTTACCGCTCGATTTACCTGTTTTCTAGTCTTTCCCACTCTTTATATCGGAATATCCtttttgtcacgccccgaacctaTCACCCAAGATTAACCACGTGACATGCTTACACGACGAACACAATtctaataataccaaaaaaatcataaatttaGCCATAATAATTCATCTAATTAAATCCATCTTTATCAAATAGCAAAGTTTAttcaattacaaaatttgaaattttttatttggtatcagaaaatcaattagctaaCTAACGACTCCATTGCCTGAACTCCATGCCCAAACCAATCTAAAACTAGGCATCCTACGACTTTCGAAAAAATGCAACAAAAGATATAAGCTTTACACTCTAGTAACAATCCTCCATGCATGCACATTAGCATGAATATGAAAATATTCTTTAGCAAATATATATAACTAATCCAATCTGATAATTGAATAATGCCTTAACGAATccaatgtatatatttataaaatacaCATATAAGCCATACCAGCATATACATCAAGTTTTAACCATATAGCAACTTAGTTACTTACATATCACCATAATAAGAGTCTCGAGATGCAGGTCATGTATCACCATAGATCTGTTAAGTACGTCATATGTCACCCAATTAGAAATTCTAGTAATTTAGTGAGATTACTTTTCATTAACTAGCTATAACACAGGTCGGATCTTGaaatatagatacatatatattataatgcatacatatatatacatatataatattatagaaCTCGGGATGTAAATAATTTGCAAATACATGCTTTAAGCTAAACATGTCCCCATCGAAAATAATTTCCACATGAATGCAAGATAAATCATGGGAATAATAGAGGCATTTAAATTAACAAGGTCCAGTAATTACTCCCAGCACGCCTACATATGACTTAAAACGAATATACTGAATAATAAGTTCTTCCTCAAAATTAACTAAAGGGAAGAACTTACTTTTGAGTTGTTAGCACTGCACCCTATTTTTGATATatcttcatccaaaaaaaaggcaaaagatACCAGCATAAGTCTAATTGCAATGAATATTTCAAGGGAATAGATAGCCAAAAGACAAATTCCATAGCAAGCTGGACCTCCAGAGATTGTTTCTTGGCCACAACCATGATGTGCAAAAGCAAGTAAGATCAACATTGGCTAAAGACTTGCCAAGATTATCTATGTGATATAGATTTCGCACCTCTCAAGAGGAGAAAGTATCTACTCCTTTTCGAGTCCAAAATCAATAATGAGCATTCAAATCAAAGATCTATAACATTGATCATAATCAATGTTAATAAAAGTGCCTAGAAATCAAGAATTGCATATTTTGATGGTCTTTAACTCATGTATTATGTGTTCAAATCAGAGTTCTATAACACTGATTGTAATCAATGTCATTCAAAGTACCTAGAAATCAAGAATTGTGTATTTTGATGGTCTTTAACTCGCGTATTGAGTGAACAGGAAAGTGAATGTTTAAAATGGCATGCACAAGATTATGTTTAAATATGatttaaatatcaaaatctAATGCTTTCAATATATTTCAACATGTGTAAATCACAATAGATAAGGTAAACTCTTAAGTTAGATGCTCTATTATCTATGTTAGCATAATAGCATTATGAAAAACATCTATTTTATATCCATATGATTTATAAATTATAGACCATCAAAATATGTGTTTTGTGACTTCTAAACATTTTTCATAGTATAAATCATGATAAATGGTATGGTTTCTCCAGTTGGATCCCTCATTATGATTTTGAAgtcaaaaaaaagtaaatattcTCTCCTCTCAAGAAGAGCATGTTTTGTTGATttctatacatacatatatacatacaaatatataaaataaaatatccaacCTATATCAACTAacaattaaataattttttgtgTATCTTTGTGTAAGGGAAATGCATTGGATGAGCTCACTTTTGTTAAacttgttctcttttttttttggtacaacggctgcTTACACTGATCCTGCATGAGTACAGCCAACAAAGTCATAAAAAAAAGTTAGCaaagagaaaaaggaacaaaCACATGACCCTCCCAAAGGACCCCTCTCGAGTATTGAGCAGCAAAGAAGGCGACTAGCCATGTTCGCCTCCCGGTAGACATGAGCGGCCCGAAAGGAGCCACAATCTCTCAGCAGCCTACGTATGTCACAAAGTAGCGAAAAAAGCTCGTTTGTGGATGATTCCTCATTGGAGTGAAGAAATCGCGTTATAGCGCGATTTCGTCTATAAAGTGATACCTTAAAATGACACCTTGTGTCATTACAGCGCTTGTCCGTCCCCATTTCTGTACTGGTCTCAAATCTACTTGATCACCATGGTAGAGTCCCCTTCAAGGTAGATGCTATCCGCACCCAGAACATGCCTTGCATAAGTGATGCCCTTGTTGGGAACcagcccatgccgcagaaaattcaaaaaaaaaattcagatggcagcggaagaggcatgcgcgggatcgacgttcatcgcatgaacgtgtttcaagaaccgttcgtagatagataaggattaaaaccttttaaaaactttaggaagatcagatcttcaccttgtgcgggtagatgatcaccgcaaactgatgatcgtggtttttggatgaaggttcgcttgaagccgttcaagtgcccggcctctacgggtatccacacgaagcagaggaccaatccaagctctctatctccccggggtgctagctcccttgcagagattactttgatggctgatcacctccctttacttcaactcttgaatgatagagggaggaggaagaagatgaagggatcaagggagaagatc
This is a stretch of genomic DNA from Phoenix dactylifera cultivar Barhee BC4 chromosome 9, palm_55x_up_171113_PBpolish2nd_filt_p, whole genome shotgun sequence. It encodes these proteins:
- the LOC103697375 gene encoding palmitoyl-acyl carrier protein thioesterase, chloroplastic-like isoform X2; protein product: MMAMTARSSTSLCLRRTAAGRIEGVPKVGVVVGWARKREVRGLCVKGDGDGNQVSVDTVNGRKVNGVIHGSDASLHMGRCMGLGNEDGGGMVSVDSFKLGRFVEDRFVYRQAFVIRSYEIGPDKTATMETLMNLLQETALNHVMSSGLASDGFGATHEMNLRKLIWVVTRINIQVDKYSRWGDVVEIDTWVAASGKNGMRRDWIIRDYNTNRIIARATRETRMLSKIPEQVREEVQPFYLDRKLIHESNDDKIDKLTDETAENIRSGLAPRWSDMDVNQHVNNVKYIGWILESVPMNVLEDYHLTSITLQYRRECRQSQLVESLTSMTASDTEETSSCKPDLGSTHLLRLQEDKAEVIRARAEWRRK
- the LOC103697375 gene encoding palmitoyl-acyl carrier protein thioesterase, chloroplastic-like isoform X1, which gives rise to MMAMTARSSTSLCLRRTAAGRIEGVPKVGVVVGWARKREVRGLCVKGDGDGNQVSVDTVNGRKVNGVIHGSDASLHMGRCMGLGNEDGGGMVSVDSFKLGRFVEDRFVYRQAFVIRSYEIGPDKTATMETLMNLLQETALNHVMSSGLASDGFGATHEMNLRKLIWVVTRINIQVDKYSRWGDVVEIDTWVAASGKNGMRRDWIIRDYNTNRIIARATSKWVMMNRETRMLSKIPEQVREEVQPFYLDRKLIHESNDDKIDKLTDETAENIRSGLAPRWSDMDVNQHVNNVKYIGWILESVPMNVLEDYHLTSITLQYRRECRQSQLVESLTSMTASDTEETSSCKPDLGSTHLLRLQEDKAEVIRARAEWRRK